One segment of Pseudodesulfovibrio sp. 5S69 DNA contains the following:
- a CDS encoding 4'-phosphopantetheinyl transferase family protein, translating into MILFCNGMRIAVHQASVGTDRHALIEASCHDLTFDAQGFSLVRGKLGAPKLIGKTPPPAISFTTSGETLWCAVSLSRGLGIDVACPEEFMQPYPVPRVFDPTEIKLTETFVHDPLSRLALLWSLKEAVAKALGTGFNTVDPGELTATALYEKDDKLSGTIATPKGELPIVAVPVNNCWLALAQQ; encoded by the coding sequence ATGATTCTCTTCTGCAATGGTATGAGAATCGCCGTTCATCAAGCTTCAGTCGGCACTGATCGACATGCGCTTATTGAAGCCTCCTGCCACGATTTGACATTTGATGCGCAAGGCTTCTCGCTCGTGCGAGGGAAGCTGGGCGCACCGAAATTAATCGGGAAAACACCTCCACCAGCCATCTCGTTCACCACTTCCGGTGAAACGCTGTGGTGCGCCGTATCCTTGAGCCGGGGGCTCGGCATCGACGTGGCCTGCCCTGAAGAATTCATGCAGCCATATCCGGTACCACGTGTCTTTGATCCAACCGAAATAAAACTCACCGAAACGTTTGTCCACGATCCGTTGTCGCGCCTTGCCCTGCTGTGGAGTCTCAAGGAAGCAGTGGCCAAGGCCTTGGGGACGGGGTTTAATACCGTCGACCCCGGAGAGTTGACGGCAACCGCTCTGTATGAGAAAGACGACAAGCTCAGCGGGACTATAGCGACGCCCAAGGGGGAACTCCCGATTGTAGCGGTACCGGTGAACAATTGCTGGCTGGCCCTTGCACAACAATAA
- a CDS encoding NAD-dependent epimerase/dehydratase family protein: MRVLVTGAAGFVGSHLAEALAADGHDVTCLLRPNSNPRWLANSSLSFVDCGMDSPKAMAGPVGNSDMIFHVAGVTKASTPQGYFNGNVNITRNLVKAVKTHGHRVKAVIGVSSQAAAGPHPGPEGLDEIATPAPVSYYGKAKLQSEQALMELADLTAVGIVRPSMVYGPRDYAFLPLYSGARLGLFPVPGSRKTLMSIIHVNDLVRGIVSLGNSLLDGDVDSGNVYFLSGQTASWSGIGKAIGDVVGRGQMLFPIPLFAIGAVAMVNGVLARLGLPTNHLLPDKWREAKQSGWVCTHGRANADFGYSPQISLEEGMRGTIQWCRENGLL, encoded by the coding sequence ATGCGCGTTTTGGTTACGGGTGCAGCAGGCTTCGTCGGTAGCCATTTGGCAGAGGCGCTTGCAGCCGACGGCCATGACGTAACCTGCCTGCTTCGCCCAAACAGCAATCCACGTTGGCTGGCCAACTCATCGTTGTCCTTTGTCGATTGCGGCATGGATTCACCAAAGGCCATGGCCGGGCCCGTCGGCAACAGCGACATGATCTTTCATGTGGCCGGTGTAACCAAGGCCAGCACCCCGCAAGGCTATTTTAACGGCAATGTCAACATCACCCGCAATCTCGTGAAAGCCGTCAAGACTCACGGTCATCGGGTCAAGGCGGTAATCGGCGTTTCAAGCCAAGCGGCAGCAGGCCCGCATCCAGGGCCGGAGGGGCTGGACGAGATCGCAACGCCCGCCCCTGTTTCCTACTATGGGAAAGCGAAACTGCAATCAGAACAAGCACTCATGGAGCTCGCCGACTTGACTGCGGTGGGCATCGTCAGGCCATCCATGGTCTATGGCCCAAGGGACTATGCTTTTCTCCCTCTATATTCAGGGGCCAGACTCGGTCTTTTCCCTGTCCCCGGTAGCCGCAAGACACTCATGAGCATCATTCACGTCAACGATCTGGTCCGGGGCATCGTTTCCCTGGGGAACAGCCTGCTGGACGGGGATGTCGATTCGGGCAATGTCTATTTCCTCTCTGGCCAGACCGCATCCTGGTCGGGAATCGGCAAGGCTATCGGAGACGTCGTCGGGCGCGGGCAGATGCTATTCCCCATCCCGCTTTTCGCCATCGGCGCGGTAGCCATGGTCAATGGCGTGCTGGCCCGTCTCGGATTGCCGACCAACCATCTGCTGCCGGACAAATGGCGGGAAGCCAAACAGTCGGGATGGGTATGCACCCATGGCCGCGCCAATGCGGATTTCGGGTATTCCCCCCAAATCAGCCTTGAAGAAGGGATGCGCGGTACCATCCAATGGTGCCGGGAAAACGGCTTGTTGTAA
- the asnB gene encoding asparagine synthase (glutamine-hydrolyzing), producing MCGIAGVVHARMTSDALRQCAVSMADGVRHRGPDSSGVWVERPAALSHRRLEVIDLSSGGQPMMSDCGRFVIVFNGEIYNFQEVRVSLETKGRRFRTTSDTEVLLQAYMEYGESCLSFLEGMFAFAIWDTKKESLFAARDRMGKKPFYYTCQNGIFAFASELSSLAHVPDISFNLDMQAMAQFLTCKYVPTPGSIYTEARKLQPGHCLRFGDGEITVARYWSLPSPVSGVATGEVAERIRSLLEEAVGRRLISDVPLGAFLSGGLDSTVIVSLMSRLGNTQVKTFSIGFEAKAYDESAYAAQAARFAGTDHRNANLTSEMCAGLVSEVVGRFDEPLADPSIIPTYFLSRFVKQHVTVALSGDGADELFGGYEHFPAFLWAQRCAALGAPMHLIFEGLRRMLPVSPHYISPGHAVGRFAEAVKAPAPHRVPRMLMAFSPEAQKALWVSAPSESPELLFGHPAESWKGFEDRDPLDAVFNYYARTYLLDYILTKVDRCSMMHGLEVRSPFLDTALVEFVFSLPGRFKVPGGKRKHLMKQALSEFMPSSIQKRNKRGFLMPVAGWLGSSLKPQLERFTDAGFLKRQGLFRPEAVKSLIFEHENNVVDRREELWTFLVLQLWLEANGYTV from the coding sequence ATGTGCGGCATCGCCGGGGTTGTCCATGCCCGAATGACGTCGGATGCGCTCCGGCAGTGCGCCGTTAGCATGGCAGATGGCGTGCGCCATCGCGGACCGGATTCCAGTGGGGTGTGGGTCGAAAGGCCTGCCGCGTTATCGCACCGCCGCCTAGAGGTTATCGATCTCAGCTCGGGGGGGCAGCCCATGATGAGCGATTGCGGCCGGTTTGTCATTGTCTTCAACGGCGAGATATACAATTTTCAGGAAGTGCGAGTCTCTCTGGAGACCAAAGGGCGTCGATTCCGCACGACCTCGGACACCGAAGTCCTGTTGCAGGCCTATATGGAGTATGGCGAATCGTGCTTGTCATTCCTTGAGGGCATGTTTGCCTTTGCCATATGGGATACCAAAAAAGAATCACTGTTCGCCGCGCGGGACAGAATGGGGAAAAAACCATTCTACTACACTTGCCAGAACGGCATATTCGCCTTTGCTTCGGAGTTGTCTTCACTCGCCCATGTGCCTGACATATCTTTTAATCTGGATATGCAGGCCATGGCCCAGTTTCTGACCTGCAAATACGTCCCGACTCCCGGTTCCATTTATACGGAAGCGAGGAAACTTCAGCCGGGACATTGTCTGCGGTTCGGGGATGGAGAGATCACTGTTGCCCGCTATTGGTCACTGCCGTCTCCGGTCAGCGGCGTGGCCACCGGCGAAGTGGCTGAACGTATCAGGTCGTTATTGGAGGAGGCTGTCGGGCGTCGTCTGATAAGTGATGTCCCCTTGGGCGCTTTCCTCAGCGGTGGCCTTGATTCGACGGTCATTGTCAGCCTCATGTCGCGGTTAGGAAATACGCAGGTCAAAACCTTTTCCATAGGCTTTGAGGCGAAGGCCTATGATGAATCCGCGTATGCTGCCCAGGCTGCTCGATTCGCAGGAACGGACCATCGCAATGCGAACCTTACCAGCGAGATGTGCGCGGGGCTGGTGAGTGAAGTTGTGGGCAGATTCGACGAACCTCTGGCAGACCCGTCGATTATCCCGACCTATTTCCTATCCCGGTTTGTCAAACAACATGTCACTGTGGCTTTGTCCGGTGATGGGGCCGATGAATTGTTCGGCGGATACGAGCATTTTCCGGCCTTCTTGTGGGCGCAACGCTGTGCCGCTCTCGGCGCGCCTATGCATTTGATTTTTGAAGGACTGCGTCGCATGCTGCCTGTTTCTCCTCATTACATCAGTCCGGGGCATGCTGTGGGCCGGTTCGCCGAGGCGGTCAAGGCTCCTGCACCGCACAGGGTGCCCCGTATGCTCATGGCCTTTTCCCCGGAAGCCCAGAAAGCGCTGTGGGTATCAGCCCCGAGTGAGTCTCCCGAGCTGCTGTTCGGCCATCCGGCCGAGAGCTGGAAGGGGTTTGAGGATAGAGATCCACTGGACGCGGTGTTCAACTACTACGCACGGACCTATCTGCTCGATTATATACTGACGAAAGTCGACCGCTGCTCAATGATGCACGGGCTGGAGGTGCGGTCGCCGTTTTTGGATACGGCTTTGGTGGAGTTTGTTTTCAGTCTGCCAGGCCGCTTCAAGGTCCCAGGAGGAAAGCGAAAGCACCTCATGAAGCAGGCGCTCTCCGAATTCATGCCGTCGAGCATCCAAAAACGCAACAAGCGGGGATTTCTCATGCCCGTAGCCGGTTGGCTCGGCAGTAGTCTGAAACCCCAATTGGAGCGATTCACCGATGCCGGATTCTTGAAACGACAGGGGTTGTTCCGTCCGGAAGCAGTCAAGTCACTAATCTTTGAGCATGAAAACAATGTGGTGGACAGGCGTGAGGAGTTGTGGACCTTTCTTGTTCTGCAACTTTGGCTGGAGGCAAACGGGTACACCGTGTAG
- a CDS encoding glycosyltransferase family 4 protein, which yields MNPPRTAYISLWFPKPSETFIFREVKKMRDMGLPLQVFTLYAGLTKNLSPEMQAFPPSESLGSIKTPMLFGTLIKHLVSAPVQTFSMLKAGPFNKWRSLEGLGENLWAFCCGLHLVRRFREEGIQHIHAPWAGGPATAAWVASRLTGIPFSFAGRAGDIYPPEGSLCGKIKDASFVRVNHGANVSYLQSVAEGHEDKITLVYNALSLAPEGERLPSDNGKLRLLAAGRLVRTKGFDNLLDACSIVKEQGVDFLLTFAGDGMLRSKLTRQAVDLGLTDFVDFKGFLSHDALSRLMLASDALVMPSVVDTNGDRDGIPNVIMEAYAHGLPVIATDVAGISEVVINDRTGYLVPQRSPEILADAIIRLARAPEGAQSLADAGKSHVMDLFDQEKNCSTLIELFSAHARGAD from the coding sequence ATGAACCCTCCCCGCACCGCATATATTTCACTTTGGTTTCCCAAGCCGTCTGAAACATTCATTTTCCGTGAAGTCAAAAAGATGCGGGATATGGGGTTGCCACTACAAGTGTTCACCCTATATGCTGGCCTAACTAAGAACCTTTCCCCGGAAATGCAGGCGTTTCCTCCTTCGGAGTCCCTTGGCTCCATCAAGACTCCCATGCTGTTCGGCACCTTGATTAAGCATCTTGTGTCAGCCCCTGTACAGACGTTCTCGATGCTCAAGGCAGGGCCTTTCAACAAATGGCGTTCCCTGGAAGGATTGGGTGAAAACCTCTGGGCCTTCTGCTGCGGATTGCATCTGGTCAGGCGGTTTCGGGAAGAGGGCATCCAGCATATCCATGCTCCATGGGCCGGAGGACCGGCCACGGCCGCTTGGGTTGCTTCGCGACTCACGGGCATCCCTTTCTCCTTTGCCGGAAGGGCCGGCGACATCTACCCGCCCGAAGGTTCGCTGTGCGGCAAGATAAAGGATGCCTCCTTTGTTCGGGTCAATCACGGAGCCAATGTCTCGTATCTGCAGTCCGTTGCCGAGGGCCATGAAGACAAGATCACGCTGGTCTATAATGCGCTTTCATTGGCACCTGAGGGTGAACGGCTTCCCTCGGACAACGGAAAACTCAGGCTGCTGGCTGCGGGGCGTCTGGTTAGGACTAAGGGGTTTGACAATCTGCTTGACGCCTGTTCCATTGTTAAAGAGCAGGGTGTCGACTTTTTATTGACATTCGCTGGAGACGGCATGCTCCGCAGCAAGTTGACCCGACAGGCTGTCGATCTAGGGCTGACAGATTTTGTCGATTTCAAGGGATTTCTCAGTCATGATGCGTTGTCCCGTCTCATGCTGGCCAGCGATGCATTGGTTATGCCCAGTGTGGTGGACACCAATGGAGACAGGGACGGCATCCCCAATGTCATCATGGAGGCGTATGCCCATGGCCTTCCTGTAATCGCTACGGACGTGGCCGGGATCAGCGAGGTCGTGATTAACGATAGGACGGGGTATCTTGTCCCGCAGAGGAGTCCTGAGATTCTGGCCGATGCCATTATCCGGCTGGCTCGGGCCCCTGAAGGGGCCCAATCTCTTGCCGATGCGGGGAAGAGCCATGTCATGGATTTATTTGATCAGGAAAAAAACTGTTCCACCTTGATCGAACTGTTCTCGGCGCATGCGCGAGGTGCTGACTGA
- a CDS encoding glycosyltransferase, translated as MVELIQGVALWSVFIETAMALHVLGALLFMFVTASFMRKAVRRDTPFERPADTPHIAMMVPVGNAAPGVEPSLRSLLEQEYGHYRVMLVTATKDESAVPLVQALCREYSHAQHIVAGPATRCCQKNYNLLAGVASVTVDESILVFCDSTHVAKPDFLARLTAPIARGEALMTSGYRFVQPGDSHLGTLCQMLSVQSIHMLQAIRPITQPWGGATAISRNTFFGYNIFELWERTVVDDFTMGPYLQGNGIRSLPVAEACLVTYLSGQSIKGWEEWFFRQLQYLKFCMPLTWIAFTAVPVIFFLILAYVVVGLAGLMLGIGTGPSWLVSVVYLAGLAFTGILYTKIIPNSAPLPIQLAAYAMLHIGAAVGYMRTWTTNIISWHSIRYRTKLGGDVIEIIRPTETSDL; from the coding sequence ATGGTTGAACTGATACAGGGCGTTGCTTTATGGAGTGTTTTTATTGAAACCGCCATGGCGTTGCATGTGCTTGGGGCGTTGCTGTTCATGTTCGTTACCGCTTCTTTCATGCGTAAGGCTGTTCGGCGTGACACACCATTTGAGCGTCCTGCGGATACGCCCCATATCGCCATGATGGTGCCGGTGGGCAATGCCGCCCCTGGAGTCGAACCGAGCCTTCGGTCGCTGCTCGAGCAGGAGTACGGCCACTACCGCGTCATGCTGGTGACAGCCACAAAGGACGAGTCGGCCGTTCCATTGGTCCAAGCTCTGTGCCGGGAATACAGCCATGCGCAGCATATCGTGGCAGGGCCCGCGACGCGCTGTTGTCAGAAGAATTACAACCTGCTGGCTGGGGTGGCTTCAGTCACCGTTGATGAATCGATACTCGTGTTTTGCGACAGCACCCACGTGGCGAAACCGGATTTCCTGGCCCGCCTGACAGCGCCGATAGCGCGGGGGGAGGCTCTGATGACGTCCGGCTATCGTTTCGTCCAGCCCGGGGACAGTCATCTTGGAACCCTCTGCCAGATGCTGTCTGTGCAATCCATCCACATGCTTCAGGCCATACGTCCCATCACGCAGCCATGGGGCGGGGCGACTGCCATTAGCCGTAACACCTTTTTCGGCTACAACATTTTTGAGTTGTGGGAGCGAACCGTGGTCGATGATTTCACCATGGGGCCATATCTTCAAGGCAATGGTATCAGGTCATTGCCGGTGGCCGAGGCCTGTCTCGTCACCTATCTTTCGGGGCAGAGTATCAAAGGTTGGGAGGAGTGGTTTTTTCGCCAGTTGCAATACCTCAAGTTTTGCATGCCCCTCACATGGATAGCCTTCACAGCCGTCCCCGTAATCTTTTTTTTGATCCTCGCATATGTTGTTGTCGGTCTTGCCGGGCTAATGCTCGGGATCGGTACCGGGCCTTCATGGCTTGTGTCCGTGGTCTATCTCGCGGGGCTTGCCTTTACCGGCATCCTCTACACCAAGATTATACCGAACAGCGCCCCGCTGCCAATACAGTTGGCAGCCTATGCAATGCTTCATATTGGTGCTGCTGTCGGGTATATGCGCACATGGACAACCAACATCATTTCTTGGCACAGTATCAGATACCGCACCAAATTGGGCGGCGATGTCATAGAAATTATCCGCCCCACTGAGACCTCCGATCTATGA
- a CDS encoding lipopolysaccharide biosynthesis protein encodes MTKSSKSVLKNFGYLLSAHWVREVLQTIFIIALARQGTEMYGQFMLAISIGQLLLFASEFGLNQHLSTMLARKENYPSRILRQVTFIKVAFLFFGWLAMIGFTFWQDYSPQLRAIIIVVATAIGLEGIGNSFFVACQVLERQDVEGKSRGIASLFGYGYGLIALFSGFPATMVALFKILETFTNLGVVARLFFRRFWRSFRLESFTDVWGVWKEGLVYTAMAVCAIFYNKINMFFLQKYAGSEGVAQYSATWQIVDFVSVLVSSLLLGKVMFPLFTKLWVNDRTQFKRLAQKSSAWLVAAALPISYVLFVESDRIITLVYGQNYGPAIQMQKELVGCILFAFIHNLASYLMVSMKCQRILLVMYTVGLAANFILCMVLIPQNPMSGTAYAILLTKGGMAFMTVSFCQFAIGLFVAKDVLRLLVIVAAAVVVHLVTVQYFPRTVVEILTLCPLLYHAYRLYLRQQKTLPGALL; translated from the coding sequence ATGACGAAATCAAGTAAATCCGTCCTTAAAAACTTCGGCTATCTTTTGTCCGCCCATTGGGTGCGAGAGGTTTTGCAGACGATTTTCATCATTGCCCTGGCCAGGCAGGGCACCGAGATGTATGGCCAGTTCATGCTTGCCATCAGCATCGGTCAGCTCCTGCTGTTTGCCTCGGAATTCGGGCTTAACCAGCATCTTTCGACCATGCTGGCACGGAAGGAGAATTATCCCTCTCGCATACTTCGGCAGGTGACGTTCATCAAGGTCGCCTTTTTATTTTTTGGCTGGCTGGCCATGATCGGCTTCACCTTCTGGCAGGATTATTCGCCGCAGCTACGGGCCATTATCATTGTTGTTGCCACTGCCATCGGGCTTGAGGGCATAGGCAACTCATTCTTTGTGGCCTGTCAGGTTCTTGAGCGGCAGGACGTGGAAGGCAAAAGTCGTGGCATCGCCTCTTTGTTTGGATATGGCTATGGTTTGATAGCCCTGTTTTCCGGTTTCCCGGCAACCATGGTCGCCCTGTTTAAGATTTTGGAAACATTTACCAATCTTGGCGTGGTCGCCCGTCTGTTTTTTAGGCGATTTTGGAGGTCGTTTCGGCTGGAAAGCTTTACCGATGTCTGGGGTGTCTGGAAAGAAGGGTTGGTCTATACTGCAATGGCTGTTTGCGCCATATTTTATAACAAGATCAACATGTTCTTTCTGCAAAAATATGCGGGGTCGGAAGGCGTTGCACAGTACAGCGCCACTTGGCAGATCGTCGATTTCGTGTCGGTCCTTGTCTCAAGCCTCTTGCTCGGAAAGGTCATGTTTCCGCTGTTCACCAAGCTCTGGGTCAATGACCGGACGCAGTTCAAAAGACTGGCACAAAAGTCGTCGGCCTGGCTTGTGGCGGCGGCCCTTCCCATTTCCTACGTGCTCTTTGTGGAAAGCGACCGCATAATCACGCTGGTGTACGGGCAGAACTACGGCCCAGCCATCCAGATGCAGAAGGAACTCGTCGGCTGCATCCTTTTCGCCTTTATCCACAATCTGGCGAGTTATCTCATGGTGAGCATGAAGTGCCAACGCATCCTGCTTGTCATGTACACCGTCGGGCTGGCGGCTAATTTCATTCTGTGTATGGTGCTTATTCCCCAGAACCCCATGTCGGGAACCGCCTATGCCATCTTGTTGACAAAGGGGGGCATGGCATTCATGACGGTCTCTTTTTGCCAATTCGCCATCGGGTTGTTTGTGGCTAAAGATGTTCTCAGGCTTCTGGTGATAGTTGCGGCAGCCGTGGTGGTCCATCTTGTCACGGTACAGTATTTTCCCAGGACAGTCGTAGAAATATTGACTCTTTGCCCATTGCTTTACCACGCATACAGGCTATATCTTCGTCAGCAGAAAACGTTGCCGGGAGCGTTGCTCTGA
- a CDS encoding acyltransferase: MPNQLRTLLFYLLYPLISWLPAHGPINRVRGKLVAPFLGACGKRFVLGQSVRIYKPQRIVIGDDVTINSGTYLIGSTATIFIGDGTHIAPRCFLETMNHVFDNPDMPIRMQGSESADITIGKECWLAYGVVVLPGATIGDGAVVGARAVVTKDLAPLSVNVGTPAKKLRMRGTGA, from the coding sequence ATGCCGAATCAATTACGGACACTCCTTTTTTACCTGCTGTATCCACTCATCAGTTGGTTGCCTGCGCATGGACCTATAAACAGGGTGCGCGGTAAGTTGGTCGCTCCCTTTCTCGGAGCGTGCGGCAAGCGGTTCGTTCTGGGACAGTCAGTCAGGATTTACAAACCCCAACGTATTGTGATTGGCGACGACGTCACGATCAATTCCGGGACATATCTGATTGGCAGTACCGCCACCATCTTCATTGGGGACGGAACGCATATCGCTCCACGGTGTTTCTTGGAAACCATGAATCACGTCTTTGACAACCCAGACATGCCCATCCGTATGCAGGGCAGCGAATCAGCCGATATTACAATAGGCAAAGAGTGCTGGCTCGCCTATGGTGTAGTTGTTTTGCCGGGGGCGACTATCGGCGACGGTGCCGTTGTCGGGGCCAGGGCCGTGGTGACCAAAGACTTGGCTCCGCTCAGTGTCAATGTAGGTACGCCAGCAAAAAAGCTGCGTATGCGGGGGACGGGCGCATAA
- the wecC gene encoding UDP-N-acetyl-D-mannosamine dehydrogenase, which yields MKSPYKNICVIGLGYIGLPTSACLASRGVNVHGVDVNKNIVNRINAGDVHIVEEGLDELVKTVVKQGKLEAGTSPVEADAFIITVPTPINEDKTPCMDYVWAAVRSIASVLKKGDLVILESTSPVHTTTRMLSLLQELCPELTFAKDWEDSTQDVYVAYCPERVIPGRTMYELVNNDRVVGGASQACAARAKSLYGIFVEGECIVTNAKTAEMAKLTENAYRDVNIAFANELSMICKDSGIDPWELISLANRHPRVNILQPSPGVGGHCIALDPWFIVDQAPARALLIRTARQVNIEKENFVFEEILGVLAGRINCTIAVWGLAYKPNIDDLRESPALSIARRLVAQKGLRVLVVEPNAESDFVMEGGEMVSLELSLEQADVIAILVGHDQFKQVSSDRLEAVTVMDFVNALQ from the coding sequence ATGAAGAGTCCTTATAAAAATATTTGTGTCATTGGTCTTGGATATATCGGTCTGCCAACTAGTGCCTGTCTGGCCAGTCGGGGCGTGAATGTACATGGTGTGGATGTCAACAAGAATATCGTCAACCGGATCAATGCCGGTGATGTTCATATTGTCGAAGAAGGGCTCGACGAGCTCGTCAAGACCGTCGTAAAGCAGGGCAAGTTGGAAGCGGGCACGAGTCCGGTGGAGGCCGACGCCTTTATCATAACCGTTCCCACGCCGATCAACGAAGACAAGACTCCATGTATGGATTACGTCTGGGCCGCTGTGCGGTCCATCGCCTCCGTCCTGAAAAAGGGTGATCTGGTCATACTGGAGTCCACTTCACCTGTTCACACGACAACCAGAATGCTCTCATTGCTGCAGGAATTGTGCCCTGAGCTGACCTTTGCCAAGGATTGGGAGGACTCGACTCAGGATGTGTATGTTGCGTATTGTCCTGAGCGGGTTATCCCCGGTAGAACCATGTACGAACTGGTGAATAATGACCGGGTTGTCGGCGGGGCCAGTCAGGCATGCGCAGCACGGGCAAAGTCGCTCTATGGGATCTTTGTTGAAGGCGAGTGCATTGTCACCAATGCCAAGACCGCCGAGATGGCCAAGTTGACCGAAAACGCATACAGGGATGTCAATATTGCATTTGCCAATGAACTCTCAATGATCTGCAAAGATTCCGGCATTGATCCCTGGGAGCTTATTTCGCTGGCAAACCGTCACCCCAGAGTCAACATCCTGCAGCCCAGTCCCGGTGTAGGGGGACATTGCATCGCTCTCGATCCCTGGTTTATCGTTGACCAGGCTCCCGCCAGGGCGCTCTTGATCAGGACGGCCAGGCAAGTGAACATTGAAAAGGAAAACTTTGTTTTTGAGGAAATCCTGGGAGTGCTGGCCGGTCGGATAAACTGCACGATCGCCGTGTGGGGGTTGGCTTACAAACCGAATATTGATGATCTGCGAGAGAGTCCTGCCTTGTCCATTGCCCGTCGTCTGGTGGCGCAAAAAGGCCTTCGGGTGTTGGTCGTTGAACCCAATGCCGAATCCGATTTCGTGATGGAAGGAGGGGAGATGGTGTCTCTTGAGCTGTCTCTTGAACAGGCCGATGTCATTGCCATTCTCGTCGGTCATGACCAGTTCAAACAGGTGTCTTCGGATCGCCTTGAAGCGGTCACGGTGATGGATTTCGTGAACGCGCTTCAATAG
- the wecB gene encoding non-hydrolyzing UDP-N-acetylglucosamine 2-epimerase, whose product MKRKVLVVFGTRPEAIKMVPVIYALKEASDAFEFATCVTAQHREMLDQVLELFGVTPDFDLNLMRANQSLEQITSLVIHGVGQVCAEYKPDVLLVHGDTTTTFAASLAAFYNRVPVGHVEAGLRTWNKSSPWPEEMNRCLTGALSSLHFAPTEQARQNLIKENVSEDRIDVTGNTVIDALLHIAQRIDGDARLTQKLESEFPSVDWSKRIVLVTGHRRENFGKFEGICKALEELAGRPDVEILYPVHLNPNVRIPVFKCLENVPGVHLCDPVEYLTFTFFMMKATLILTDSGGVQEEAPSLGKPVLVMRDKTERPEAIEKGTALLVGVEPDSILQAANRLLDDPDAYAAMAKAHNPFGDGRAAHRIITRLRNEESL is encoded by the coding sequence ATGAAACGAAAGGTTCTTGTCGTTTTTGGGACAAGGCCGGAAGCCATCAAGATGGTGCCGGTTATTTATGCGTTGAAAGAGGCTTCCGATGCATTCGAATTTGCCACGTGCGTCACAGCGCAACACAGGGAGATGCTTGACCAGGTTCTTGAGTTGTTCGGCGTGACGCCGGATTTCGACTTGAATCTCATGCGGGCCAATCAGTCTCTGGAACAGATCACCAGTTTGGTGATCCACGGCGTCGGGCAGGTGTGTGCGGAATACAAACCCGATGTGCTTCTGGTGCACGGTGATACCACGACGACTTTTGCGGCATCACTGGCCGCGTTTTATAATCGGGTTCCCGTCGGGCACGTCGAAGCCGGACTCAGGACATGGAACAAGTCATCTCCGTGGCCCGAGGAAATGAACAGGTGTCTGACCGGCGCTCTCTCTTCACTGCACTTTGCTCCGACCGAGCAGGCTCGGCAAAATCTCATCAAGGAAAATGTTTCGGAAGATCGCATTGACGTGACGGGAAACACGGTCATCGACGCCCTGCTCCACATTGCGCAGAGGATAGACGGCGATGCCAGATTGACGCAAAAGCTGGAATCGGAATTCCCTTCCGTTGACTGGAGTAAACGGATTGTGCTCGTCACCGGACACCGGCGAGAAAATTTTGGCAAATTCGAGGGCATCTGCAAGGCTCTGGAGGAGCTCGCGGGGCGGCCCGATGTAGAAATCCTCTATCCCGTGCATCTCAATCCCAACGTCAGGATTCCGGTTTTCAAGTGTCTGGAAAATGTCCCTGGAGTCCATCTCTGCGATCCGGTCGAATATCTGACGTTCACGTTTTTTATGATGAAGGCCACGCTTATCCTGACTGATTCCGGCGGTGTCCAGGAAGAAGCCCCAAGCCTTGGAAAACCCGTCCTGGTCATGCGGGACAAGACTGAACGGCCGGAGGCTATAGAAAAGGGCACCGCCTTGCTGGTCGGTGTCGAGCCAGATTCCATCCTGCAAGCGGCCAATAGGTTGCTTGACGACCCAGACGCCTATGCCGCAATGGCCAAGGCGCACAACCCCTTTGGTGACGGGCGGGCTGCCCACAGAATAATAACTAGGTTGCGAAATGAAGAGTCCTTATAA